TGCCGTCTTCAATTTTTGCATCAAAAACCGGTAAATGTATTGCTTCTGCCTCTAGGCACTCGCCTGTTGCTAAACAAAAATGTTGTTTATATAACGGCGAAGCCACAACCAGTTTTCCCTCTATAGAACCAATAATACCGCGCGATAATACATTCGCTTTTCCAATTGGGTCGTAGTTACTAATGGCAAACACGCTTTGTGTGTTTTGTGGTACATAAAAAATGGCCACTTGCTGATTATTAACTAATGCGCATACACCACTGTTAGCAACTAGGTCGTCGATTGTTCCAATATTATGCCAAGACATCAGCTTGCTCCTCTTCAAGTTCCACTACCGGAATACGGTTTTGAGTAATTAGTTGTTCGCGTTTTTCAGCGTCTGTAGCTGGGCGAATTTGATTACGTTCTTGTACAAATAAAATATTGTCATCGGGGTTAGGGCTATTAACAAACTGGCGAAAACGCTTAGAAGCTTCAGGGCTTTCTACTGCTTTTTTCCACTCACAGGCGTATGTTTGAGTAATAAGTTTCATTTGTTCTTCAAGCTCTTGGCAAATACCTAAGCTGTCATCTATTACTACACTTTTAAGG
The sequence above is drawn from the Pseudoalteromonas espejiana DSM 9414 genome and encodes:
- the nirD gene encoding nitrite reductase small subunit NirD, with amino-acid sequence MSWHNIGTIDDLVANSGVCALVNNQQVAIFYVPQNTQSVFAISNYDPIGKANVLSRGIIGSIEGKLVVASPLYKQHFCLATGECLEAEAIHLPVFDAKIEDGNILISAEPKVIKAVA